Proteins encoded within one genomic window of Microbacterium sp. LKL04:
- a CDS encoding cytochrome c oxidase assembly protein — translation MNPRALRFAGPAILAGAGLVALLLGLAYGGGAAPLVIGDPGPVVRWLLPVAELTVNLSAALLVGSLVLALFSLVAGSKEFDFALDAASAGAAILTVASALTGYLTFLKVLGATPSADAAFGEQLGRFLVDTDPGRAWLMTTVAGAVLTVLAFAVRGWLATLLVALLAIASMVPMATAGHTGSEANHNIAVTSLALHIIAAAAWLGGLMMLLLLRPLFSSDRLATVLQRYSSIALAAFVVVTLSGIARATVGILSFQNLFSAYGALLMVKVVALLAMGVLGAFYRRRLIAGIRDTAIAARFWTLVVLEVVFMGIASGAAVALSLTPPPVDTTLPLDQTPAEVLTGSPLPPELTVGRFFTTWDVDLVWAFAAGFGLFFYLAGVRRLRRRGDTWPLGRTVLWVAGLLLLVYVTCGPVNAYQDYLFSMHMTAHMLLSMAIPMCLVFGAPVTLASRAIRKRDDGTRGGREWILWAVHSPYAKVITHPLVAAALFIVSLWAFYYTDLFRWTLYEHLGHEWMVVHFLTVGYLFVLSLAGIDPVPYRLPHAGRLLTLIGIMAMHAFFGIAIMMASGLFVAEWFGSMGRTWGLDPLADQYTGGGIAWSIGEIPTLILAIVVAVQWSRSDERRQRSTDRHADRSGDAELEAYNARLAAIAERDARREAAR, via the coding sequence GTGAATCCGCGCGCTCTCCGCTTCGCCGGGCCGGCGATCCTCGCGGGCGCGGGTCTCGTCGCGCTCCTGCTGGGGCTGGCCTACGGTGGCGGCGCTGCGCCCCTCGTGATCGGCGACCCCGGCCCGGTCGTCCGCTGGCTGCTCCCGGTCGCCGAGCTGACGGTCAACCTGTCGGCGGCGCTCCTCGTCGGGTCGCTCGTCCTGGCGCTCTTCTCGCTGGTCGCGGGGTCGAAGGAGTTCGACTTCGCCCTGGATGCCGCTTCTGCCGGCGCGGCGATCCTCACCGTCGCCAGCGCTCTCACCGGCTATCTGACGTTCCTGAAGGTCCTCGGCGCCACCCCGAGCGCCGACGCGGCGTTCGGCGAGCAGCTCGGCCGCTTCCTCGTCGACACCGACCCGGGGCGGGCCTGGCTGATGACGACGGTCGCCGGCGCGGTGCTCACCGTCCTGGCGTTCGCCGTGCGCGGCTGGCTGGCGACGCTGCTCGTGGCCCTCCTCGCGATCGCGTCCATGGTGCCGATGGCGACGGCCGGCCACACCGGCAGCGAAGCGAACCACAACATCGCGGTGACCTCGCTCGCCCTGCACATCATCGCCGCCGCGGCCTGGCTCGGCGGTCTGATGATGCTCCTACTCCTGCGTCCGCTCTTCTCGAGCGACCGCCTCGCCACGGTCCTGCAGCGCTACTCGAGCATCGCCCTCGCCGCCTTCGTCGTCGTGACCCTGTCGGGCATCGCGCGGGCGACCGTCGGCATCCTGTCGTTCCAGAACCTCTTCTCGGCGTACGGCGCCCTCTTGATGGTGAAGGTCGTCGCCCTCCTGGCGATGGGGGTGCTGGGGGCGTTCTACCGCCGCCGGTTGATCGCCGGCATCCGCGATACGGCCATCGCAGCACGCTTCTGGACGCTCGTCGTCCTCGAGGTCGTCTTCATGGGCATCGCCTCCGGCGCCGCCGTCGCCCTCTCGCTCACGCCGCCGCCGGTCGACACCACGCTGCCGCTCGACCAGACCCCGGCCGAAGTGCTGACGGGGTCGCCCCTGCCGCCGGAGCTCACCGTCGGTCGCTTCTTCACGACGTGGGACGTCGACCTCGTCTGGGCTTTCGCCGCCGGGTTCGGTCTGTTCTTCTACCTCGCGGGTGTGCGCCGTCTCCGCCGACGGGGCGACACCTGGCCCCTGGGACGCACGGTCCTCTGGGTCGCGGGTCTGCTGCTTCTGGTCTACGTCACATGCGGTCCGGTGAATGCCTACCAGGACTACCTCTTCAGCATGCACATGACGGCGCACATGCTGCTGTCGATGGCGATCCCGATGTGCCTCGTGTTCGGTGCGCCCGTCACGCTGGCGTCGCGGGCCATCCGCAAGCGCGACGACGGGACGCGCGGCGGTCGCGAGTGGATCCTCTGGGCGGTCCACAGCCCGTACGCCAAGGTCATCACGCATCCGCTCGTGGCCGCGGCGCTGTTCATCGTGTCGCTGTGGGCCTTCTACTACACGGACCTGTTCCGGTGGACGCTGTACGAGCACCTCGGGCATGAGTGGATGGTCGTGCACTTCCTGACAGTCGGGTACCTCTTCGTGCTGTCGCTCGCGGGCATCGACCCGGTTCCCTACCGACTGCCGCACGCCGGTCGCCTGCTGACGCTCATCGGCATCATGGCGATGCACGCCTTCTTCGGCATCGCGATCATGATGGCGTCGGGACTCTTCGTGGCGGAATGGTTCGGGTCGATGGGGCGCACCTGGGGCCTCGATCCGCTCGCGGACCAGTACACGGGCGGCGGCATCGCCTGGTCGATCGGCGAGATCCCGACCCTCATCCTGGCGATCGTCGTCGCGGTGCAGTGGAGCCGGTCCGACGAGCGACGCCAGCGCAGCACCGACCGCCACGCCGACCGGTCCGGGGATGCCGAGCTCGAGGCCTACAACGCCCGCCTCGCGGCGATCGCCGAGCGCGATGCCCGGCGGGAAGCCGCGCGCTGA
- a CDS encoding HU family DNA-binding protein, translated as MAITKTELVASIASATGESQATVSRVVDGLFSSVSEAVAKGEKVSIPGWIAFEQVETSARTGRNPQTGAEINIPAGKRVKVSAGSKLKAAVK; from the coding sequence ATGGCCATCACCAAGACCGAACTCGTCGCCAGCATCGCCAGCGCCACCGGCGAGAGCCAGGCCACCGTCTCGCGCGTCGTCGACGGCCTGTTCTCGTCCGTCTCCGAGGCTGTCGCCAAGGGCGAGAAGGTCTCGATCCCGGGCTGGATCGCGTTCGAGCAGGTCGAGACGTCCGCTCGCACCGGCCGCAACCCGCAGACGGGTGCCGAGATCAACATCCCCGCCGGCAAGCGCGTCAAGGTCAGCGCCGGCTCGAAGCTGAAGGCTGCCGTCAAGTAA
- a CDS encoding alpha/beta fold hydrolase, whose translation MLDRPDGARLHWEVSGSDTGRGALYLHGGPGGGLGKGGYRRVFDPERYRIVGLDQRGCGASTPWAIDDLAHLDDNTTPALIADIEALREHLGIDRWLVYGVSWGSTLALAYAQAHPERVSEIILLAVTAGARDEIEWITDGVGRIFPEARDRLGDLVPDGERVVDAYARMLRDPDPAVRTRAADAWDAWESAHIALSPGAGTGPLHEDPRMRENFATLVTHYWAQDCFLDVPILDRMDRLTGIPGVLVHGRRDVSGPALTPWLLHRAWPGSRLHILEEEGHGGPASAQLACDAADEFARGRR comes from the coding sequence ATGCTGGACCGCCCGGACGGTGCCCGCCTGCACTGGGAGGTCTCGGGCTCCGACACCGGCCGCGGCGCGTTGTACCTGCACGGCGGTCCAGGCGGCGGCCTCGGCAAGGGCGGCTACCGGCGCGTGTTCGACCCCGAGCGCTACCGCATCGTCGGCTTAGACCAGCGCGGATGCGGCGCGAGCACGCCCTGGGCGATCGACGACCTCGCTCACCTCGACGACAACACAACCCCCGCGCTCATCGCCGACATCGAGGCGCTCAGAGAGCACCTCGGCATCGACCGCTGGCTCGTCTACGGCGTCTCGTGGGGATCCACCCTCGCCCTGGCGTACGCGCAGGCGCACCCCGAGCGGGTGAGCGAGATCATCCTTCTCGCCGTCACCGCCGGGGCCCGCGACGAGATCGAGTGGATCACCGACGGGGTCGGGCGTATCTTCCCCGAGGCTCGTGACCGCCTCGGCGACCTCGTGCCCGACGGTGAGCGCGTCGTCGACGCCTACGCCCGCATGCTGCGCGACCCCGACCCCGCCGTCCGCACCCGGGCCGCCGATGCGTGGGACGCGTGGGAATCCGCCCACATCGCCCTCTCCCCAGGGGCGGGGACCGGGCCGCTGCATGAGGATCCGCGGATGCGCGAGAACTTCGCCACCCTCGTGACGCACTACTGGGCGCAGGACTGCTTCCTCGACGTGCCGATCCTCGACCGGATGGACCGGCTGACCGGCATCCCGGGCGTCCTCGTCCACGGCCGGCGCGACGTCAGCGGACCGGCGCTCACGCCGTGGCTGCTGCACAGGGCGTGGCCCGGCAGCCGGTTGCACATCCTCGAGGAGGAGGGGCACGGCGGCCCGGCCTCGGCGCAACTCGCCTGCGACGCCGCCGACGAGTTCGCCCGCGGGCGACGCTGA
- a CDS encoding alpha/beta hydrolase has product MPLDPFFRERLRTHRRYLAKKAWTDLTARFRPAPPAAPASASAKKTTPLTPRERHRRAALNWDRMELRSAGIPGPDMETTEVTVPVEGYPDVRIRIYRPASAPTPAPACLVIGGGAFRIGGIDYPTADASCRRRADRSGVVLVTVGYSLAPEQRYPTQIEQVHAAWVWLHAHAQELGIDPDRIGLNGASAGGCLAASLTLLNRDRGTPQAALQILEVPVTDLTGRWIDLRATYALGVPAFIALRELRSVASTYLGDRSRAREQYASPMRAASHAGLPPAVVLTAEYDPLRRDGATYAAKLRDAGVDASATRYLGVTHDTPLYVGALPAARRWEDDVVSALRRI; this is encoded by the coding sequence GTGCCGCTGGATCCGTTCTTCCGCGAGCGCCTGCGCACGCATCGCCGGTATCTCGCGAAGAAGGCGTGGACCGACCTGACCGCGCGGTTCCGACCGGCGCCGCCGGCAGCGCCGGCATCCGCTTCGGCGAAGAAGACGACGCCGCTCACCCCGCGCGAGCGGCACCGTCGCGCGGCGCTCAACTGGGACCGCATGGAGCTGCGCAGCGCCGGCATCCCCGGTCCCGACATGGAGACCACCGAGGTCACGGTGCCGGTCGAGGGGTACCCCGACGTCCGCATCCGCATCTACCGCCCCGCCTCCGCCCCGACTCCGGCACCTGCGTGCCTCGTGATCGGCGGCGGTGCGTTCCGCATCGGGGGCATCGACTATCCGACGGCGGATGCCTCGTGTCGCCGCCGCGCCGATCGGTCCGGGGTCGTGCTCGTCACCGTCGGGTACTCGCTCGCCCCCGAACAGCGCTATCCGACGCAGATCGAGCAGGTTCACGCCGCGTGGGTGTGGCTGCACGCGCACGCGCAGGAGCTCGGGATCGACCCGGACCGGATCGGCCTGAACGGTGCCTCGGCCGGCGGATGCCTCGCGGCATCCCTCACCCTCCTCAACCGCGACCGCGGCACACCCCAGGCGGCGCTGCAGATCCTCGAGGTTCCGGTCACCGACCTCACCGGCCGGTGGATCGACCTGCGCGCGACGTACGCCTTGGGCGTGCCCGCGTTCATCGCGCTGCGCGAGCTGCGCTCGGTCGCGAGCACCTACCTCGGCGACCGGTCGCGGGCGCGCGAGCAGTACGCGTCGCCGATGCGGGCCGCCTCGCACGCGGGGCTTCCGCCCGCCGTCGTGCTCACGGCGGAGTACGACCCGCTCCGCCGCGACGGCGCCACCTACGCGGCGAAGCTGCGGGACGCCGGCGTCGATGCGAGCGCGACGCGGTACCTCGGCGTGACCCACGACACTCCTCTTTATGTGGGCGCGCTTCCGGCCGCTCGCCGCTGGGAGGACGACGTCGTTTCCGCCCTCCGCCGCATCTGA